One window of the Cryptococcus neoformans var. grubii H99 chromosome 12, complete sequence genome contains the following:
- a CDS encoding delayed-type hypersensitivity antigen translates to MYSFSVIMTFLFGVLLSLPVIYANSPWLDCVLTTAVTAVGSTYCAGRSYPYAYYVGGILIGNNCYCGSEASVISPVNYVAPSTSLTTNCLPILQAGVFDTSSTFSYTGCYASSSLLSALVNTVTGVLGTTVSSPPACFQMCADTRAAYYTPYLLGLSTLTPRYGCVCGDETIVSGAPTLCGLGQFYAYSHSVAAAASAFPKRKRAHERILAQKRSEVIKERNWDCPTGMRACNIDGVANSWECIDPNTELESCSGCRYGDYSANGNSSEPMGADCTALPGVLRGSVTCSDGKCEAFACKRGWTLRDRECVKTFTFQL, encoded by the exons ATGTACTCTTTTTCGGTCATTATGACTTTCTTGTTCGGCgttctcctctctctcccagTCATCTACGCCAATTCACCTTGGCTTGATTGTGTCCTTACAACCGCAGTGACCGCTGTTGGTAGT ACGTACTGTGCCGGGCGAAGCTACCCTTACGCCTATTATGTCGGCGGCATTCTTATTGGTAACAACTGCTACTGTGGTAGTGAAGCCAGCGTCATTAGCCCTGTCAACTATGTCGCCCCCAGCACCTCCCTCACCACTAATTGCCTTCCTATCCTTCAAGCTGGT GTCTTTGacacttcttccaccttctcctaTACCGGCTGCTATGCCTCATCTAGTCTGCTTTCCGCCTTGGTCAACACTGTTACCGGTGTTCTCGGTACCACTGTCTCGTCTCCCCCAGCCTGTTTCCAGATGTGTGCCGATACCCGGGCGGCGTACTATACCCCCTACCTCTTGGGACTTTCGACCCTCACTCCTCGTTATGGTTGTGTTTGCGGTGACGAGACTATCGTCTCTGGTGCTCCTACCTTATGCGGTCTCGGCCAGTTCTATGCTTACAGCCATTCGGTTGCGGCGGCTGCTAGCGCCTTTCCCAAGAGGAAACGAGCTCACGAGAGAATCCTTGCTCAGAAAAGGTCTGAGGTGATAAAGGAGAGGAACTGGGACTGCCCTACCGGTATGCGAGCCTGCAACATTGACGGGGTGGCTAACTCTTGGGAA TGCATTGACCCTAATACGGAACTTGAATCATGCAGTGGCTGCCGTTACGGTGATTACAGTGCCAATGGTAATTCCTCCGAGCCCATGGGCGCTGA CTGCACTGCCCTTCCTGGTGTACTACGAGGTTCCGTAACTTGTTCTGACGGCAAATGCGAGGCCTTCGCGTGTAAGCGCGGATGGACTCTTCGTGACAGAGAATGCGTCAAAACCTTTACGTTCCAGTTGTAA
- a CDS encoding phospholipase B: MSIATATFAFSLFATIAFAVPPETPRIELQAERGLGDKSYAPWQVDCPSNVTWIRNATTGLGSGERAYIEAREKLVQPVIEQMMAARGLETPPRTPNIGVALSGGGYRAMLTGLGGIMGMMNESTEASESETGGWLDGVSYWAGLSGGSWATGTFMSNGGQLPTNLLENLWNIDSNLVFPDDDKLSFYTELYTETNAKSDLGFPIQITDVWGLAIGSHVLPERYQLSNTPNLTFSSLPSVVSALGNASLPMPIIIAAEREAGELVIAENATVWEFTPYEFGSWAFGSQYKSPGAFTPIEYLGTSVDDGSPNGTCWKGFDQLSFVMGTSATLFNGAFLELNGTDSGLLTNLITAFLADLGEDQADISRIPNTFSNYNSGENPIYNLTYITLVDAGETNQNIPLEPLLVPTRDVDAIVAFDSSYDTDYIWPNGTALRTTYERAKVLAEHENTRVLMPEVPSMNGFVNGGYNSRPTFFGCNDTTTPLIIYVPSYPWSFAANTSTYQLSYENDEANEMLLNGMRSLTLNHSVPTWPTCFACALTDRSFMYTSENRSTTCQKCFDTWCWAGDDNTTEPATYEPVINSVPPWLVANNLSIGVADAPASNESTAGTASSGAAKADVSMGMVALAAGLGLML, encoded by the exons ATGTCAATCGCCACGGCTACTTTTGCATTCTCACTTTTTGCCACCATTGCTTTCGCTGTTCCTCCCGAGACTCCGCGGATTGAGCTTCAGGCGGAGAGAGGTTTGGGTGATAAATCCTATGCTCCCTGGCAAGTCGATTGCCCCTCCAATGTTACTTGGATTAGAAATGCCACT ACTGGTTTAGGTTCCGGTGAACGAGCCTACATTGAGGCTCGTGAGAAACTTGTCCAACCTGTAATCGAGCAGATGATGGCTGCCCGAGGGCTCGAAACTCCTCCCCGGACACCTAACATCGGTGTCGCCTTGTCCGGCGGTGGTTACCGTGCAATGCT TACGGGGTTGGGTGGTATCATGGGCATGATGAATGAGAGCACGGAAGCGTCCGAAAGCGAGACTGGTGGTTGGCTTGACGGCGTAAGCTACTGGGCTGGTCTGAGCGGTGGGAGTTGGGCAACCGGGACTTTCATGTCTAATGGGGGTCAGTTGCCCACAAATCTTCTTGAAAAC CTCTGGAACATCGATTCCAATCTCGTCTTTCCTGATGACGACAAGCTTTCATTCTACACTGAACTTTACACTGAAACCAACGCCAAATCAGATCTCGGTTTCCCCATTCAAATTACTGATGTTTGGGGTCTTGCCATTGGCTCTCATGTTTTACCCGAGCGTTACCAGCTCTCCAACACTCCTAATCTCACTTTTTCTAGCCTTCCCTCTGTCGTCTCTGCCTTAGGAAACGCAAGCTTGCCCATGCCCATCATTATTGCAGCTGA GCGAGAGGCAGGAGAGCTTGTCATTGCTGAAAACGCAACTGTCTGGGAGTTTACTCCATACGAATTTGGTTCCTGGGCTTTTGGTAGCCAATACAAAAGCCCTGGTGCCTTCACCCCTATTGAATATCTCGGTACTTCAGTTGACGATGGTTCACCTAATGGCACCTGTTGGAAGGGCTTTGACCAATTGTC CTTTGTCATGGGAACTTCTGCGACTCTTTTCAATGGTGCCTTTCTCGAGCTTAACGGCACAGACAGCGGTCTTCTTACCAACTTAATCACTGCCTTCCTTGCCGATCTGGGAGAGGACCAAGCCGATATTTCCCGTATCCCCAATACTTTCTCTAATTACAACTCGGGGGAGAACCCCATCTACAACCTCACTTACATCACCCTCGTCGATGCCGGAGAAACCAACCAGAACATTCCCCTCGAACCGTTGCTCGTTCCCACCCGTGACGTTGACGCAATTGTGGCATTTGACTCATCCTACGACACCGACTATATCTGGCCAAACGGCACTGCTTTGAGGACTACCTATGAGCGAGCCAAGGTTTTAGCTGAGCACGAGAACACAAGGGTGTTAATGCCCGAGGTCCCTAGCATGAACGGCTTCGTCAATGGTGGTTACAACTCAAGGCCTACTTTCTTTGGCTGTAACGATACCACCACTCCTTTGATCATCTACGTACCATCTTACCCATGGAGCTTTGCTGCCAATACGTCTACT TACCAACTTTCGTACGAGAATGATGAAGCCAACGAAATGTTGCTCAATGGTATGCGCTCTCTCACTCTCAACCACTCTGTTCCCACCTGGCCCACTTGTTTTGCTTGTGCCCTTACCGACCGTTCCTTCATGTACACGTCCGAGAACCGATCCACCACCTGTCAAAAGTGCTTTGACACTTGGTGTTGGGCTGGTGACGACAACACCACCGAGCCTGCGACATATGAGCCTGTGATCAACAGTGTTCCCCCCTGGTTAGTCGCCAACAACCTGAGCATCGGCGTCGCCGATGCTCCTGCGAGCAACGAATCCACTGCTGGTACAGCGTCCAGTGGTGCAGCGAAGGCGGATGTGAGTATGGGTATGGTCGCGCTCGCTGCTGGCTTGGGCTTGATGCTTTAA